One region of Catenuloplanes indicus genomic DNA includes:
- a CDS encoding cyclase family protein — translation MEIYDITLPIHPEMLHWGRKPEVEIVESLANGDASNVTRWRLGAHTGTHVDAPAHFVDGATPVDKLDLHALIGPALVVDATAVTGDISIDDLAAAGVAGHQRVLLKTSNSAGALKLPDRAESWVGLSPEAARWLIGQGVQLIGIDYLTIESHTRTDTWDAHHVLLGAGLIILENADLDAVPPGEYELVALPAKLVDADGSFTRAVLIKRDA, via the coding sequence GCCGCAAGCCCGAGGTGGAGATCGTCGAGTCACTGGCCAACGGCGACGCGTCGAACGTGACCCGCTGGCGGCTCGGCGCGCACACCGGCACGCACGTGGACGCGCCCGCGCACTTCGTCGACGGCGCCACCCCGGTCGACAAGCTCGACCTGCACGCGCTGATCGGTCCCGCGCTGGTCGTCGACGCGACCGCGGTCACCGGCGACATCTCGATCGACGACCTCGCCGCCGCCGGCGTGGCCGGCCACCAGCGGGTACTGCTCAAGACGTCCAACTCGGCCGGCGCGCTGAAGCTCCCGGACCGCGCGGAGAGCTGGGTCGGCCTCTCCCCCGAGGCCGCGCGGTGGCTGATCGGCCAGGGTGTGCAGCTGATCGGCATCGACTACCTGACGATCGAGAGTCACACCCGCACCGACACCTGGGACGCCCACCACGTCCTGCTCGGCGCCGGCCTGATCATTCTGGAGAACGCGGACCTCGACGCCGTCCCACCCGGCGAGTACGAGCTCGTCGCCCTCCCCGCCAAGCTGGTCGACGCCGACGGCTCCTTCACCCGCGCCGTCCTGATCAAGCGAGACGCCTGA
- a CDS encoding gamma-glutamyltransferase codes for MPPAAPAVPHPDPAGTPSTPATGGSPEFRGVAVAAPHPAAIEAARAVVAAGGNAFDAALAAAAALTVAYPHQCSAGGDLVAIVRPAGGDAQAVLSIGAAAAAVDVDALRAAGERMPFGGPQTVTVPGVVAGWASIAALGASLPLAALLEPAVTLADGGVPVSPGLHRAILGRLDGVRADPGLSALLLDPETGEPVTVLVQPALARTLRQIGANWRSFYRGHLAHRLADGLAALGSPLTAADLAAHRAEVTTPLTSTIGDVTWSAAPPPVQGPTFLAIAGSAVTDASGIALLTDARRAQLARDALLGDPRTGPIDLDGLLLRTGESFAGADGGPKPAGDTVAVTAVDVDGNAVTLIQSVFQSFGSGLLEPGTGLVLHNRGSSFSLDPAHPARIAPGARPPHTLCPTLATTPHGDVAALGCQGGRSQAWILAQVAPAVLDATDLAGLLARPRWIIGAREIGREVPTLLLEPGTPGADALTRTAEGLDLVVDTTAGPHDDAGHIQVARLAGDTLAAASDPRADGLAAVV; via the coding sequence ATGCCCCCGGCCGCCCCCGCCGTTCCGCACCCCGACCCCGCCGGTACGCCGAGCACACCCGCCACCGGCGGCAGCCCGGAGTTCCGCGGCGTGGCGGTCGCGGCGCCGCATCCGGCCGCGATCGAGGCCGCGCGTGCGGTCGTCGCGGCCGGCGGCAACGCGTTCGACGCGGCGCTCGCGGCCGCGGCGGCGCTGACCGTGGCGTACCCGCACCAGTGCTCGGCCGGCGGCGACCTGGTCGCCATCGTGCGCCCGGCCGGCGGCGACGCGCAGGCCGTGCTGTCGATCGGCGCGGCCGCCGCGGCCGTGGACGTGGACGCGCTGCGCGCGGCCGGCGAGCGCATGCCGTTCGGCGGACCGCAGACGGTGACCGTGCCCGGCGTGGTCGCGGGCTGGGCCTCGATCGCCGCACTCGGCGCGTCACTGCCGCTCGCCGCGCTGCTGGAGCCCGCGGTCACGCTGGCCGATGGCGGCGTGCCGGTCAGTCCCGGCCTGCACCGGGCGATTCTCGGCCGGCTCGACGGGGTGCGAGCCGACCCCGGCCTGTCCGCGCTGCTGCTGGACCCGGAGACCGGCGAGCCGGTCACCGTGCTGGTCCAGCCCGCGCTGGCCCGGACGCTGCGCCAGATCGGCGCGAACTGGCGCTCCTTCTACCGGGGACACCTCGCACACCGCCTCGCGGACGGGCTGGCCGCGCTCGGCAGCCCGCTCACCGCCGCCGACCTCGCCGCCCACCGGGCCGAGGTGACCACGCCGCTCACCAGCACGATCGGCGACGTGACCTGGTCCGCCGCTCCCCCACCGGTCCAGGGCCCCACCTTCCTCGCCATCGCCGGCTCAGCGGTCACCGACGCTTCCGGCATCGCGCTGCTCACCGATGCGCGGCGGGCGCAGCTGGCGCGGGACGCGCTACTCGGGGATCCGCGGACGGGGCCGATCGATCTCGACGGACTGCTGCTGCGCACCGGGGAGTCGTTCGCCGGGGCGGACGGCGGGCCGAAGCCGGCCGGGGACACGGTCGCGGTCACCGCGGTCGACGTGGACGGGAACGCGGTCACGCTGATCCAGAGCGTGTTCCAGAGCTTCGGCTCCGGGCTGCTCGAACCCGGCACCGGCCTGGTGCTGCACAACCGGGGCTCGTCGTTCAGCCTGGACCCGGCGCACCCGGCCCGGATCGCGCCGGGTGCCCGGCCGCCGCACACGCTCTGCCCGACGCTCGCCACCACCCCGCACGGCGACGTCGCGGCGCTCGGCTGCCAGGGCGGCCGGTCCCAGGCCTGGATCCTGGCCCAGGTCGCCCCGGCCGTGCTGGACGCCACCGATCTGGCCGGCCTGCTCGCCCGCCCCCGCTGGATCATCGGCGCCCGGGAGATCGGCCGCGAGGTGCCGACGCTGCTGCTGGAGCCCGGTACGCCCGGCGCGGACGCGCTCACCCGTACCGCCGAGGGCCTTGATCTGGTCGTCGACACCACGGCCGGGCCGCACGACGACGCCGGGCACATCCAGGTCGCCCGGCTCGCCGGCGACACGCTCGCGGCCGCGAGCGACCCCCGGGCGGACGGACTGGCCGCGGTCGTCTGA
- a CDS encoding amidohydrolase translates to MISLVIVGDVLTMDPARPRAGAVAVVDGVVAATGEVDEVRRAVPGGTREIRVSGTVVPGFVDSHVHLLWAGRRAARVSLTGATSIAEIQRRIRAHAAAHPGDGWIEADDDLDPWDLAENRLPTAAELEDAAPGRGVLLDRRGHDALAGTTALRRAGITAATPDPPGGRIDRDARGDATGLLVEHPAVALVRAVLPPPSGADRRAWIEAGQRELLAHGITTAMDPAVAVPELAAYADAARDGALRLRVTAMPLGTETTGFAALDRAVTDCGLERADPRMLRRGPTKLFLDGGGSLGTALLSAPWPGTGGYHGNQTLSRDVLLAHCRDAARAGRGAGVHAVGDAAIDLVLDVLSEVDAETPVAGLGFHLIHAYLGPGADAMRHAEALGVRVSAHPALQWDFGAGLIDRLGEERAAAANPLRAWLDAGVEVGGGSDGPGPPMAPLHGMWQARTRRVRGRAEPLGPQHAVTATEALALFTTGAAAITGGPGTGRLRPGDPADLAVLDGDPLATDPDALRDIRVTATIVGGAVVSGDAGEAADGVPWRDFDRDG, encoded by the coding sequence ATGATCAGCTTGGTGATCGTCGGGGACGTGCTGACGATGGATCCGGCCCGGCCGCGGGCCGGGGCGGTGGCGGTCGTGGACGGGGTGGTCGCGGCGACCGGAGAGGTGGACGAGGTGCGGCGGGCGGTGCCGGGCGGGACCCGGGAGATCCGGGTGTCCGGCACCGTGGTGCCCGGCTTCGTGGACAGTCACGTGCATCTGCTCTGGGCCGGCCGCCGCGCCGCGCGCGTGTCGCTGACCGGCGCCACCTCGATCGCGGAGATCCAGCGGCGGATCCGGGCGCACGCGGCCGCGCACCCGGGCGACGGCTGGATCGAGGCGGACGACGACCTGGACCCGTGGGATCTCGCCGAGAACCGGCTGCCGACCGCGGCCGAGCTGGAGGACGCCGCGCCCGGCCGGGGCGTGCTGCTGGACCGGCGCGGGCACGACGCGCTGGCCGGTACGACCGCGCTGCGGCGGGCCGGGATCACCGCGGCCACGCCGGACCCGCCCGGCGGGCGTATCGACCGGGACGCGCGCGGCGACGCGACCGGCCTGCTGGTCGAGCATCCCGCGGTGGCGCTGGTCCGCGCCGTGCTCCCGCCGCCGTCCGGCGCGGACCGGCGCGCGTGGATCGAGGCGGGACAGCGCGAACTGCTCGCGCACGGGATCACCACCGCGATGGATCCGGCCGTGGCCGTGCCGGAGCTGGCCGCCTACGCGGACGCGGCCCGGGACGGCGCGCTGCGGCTGCGGGTGACCGCGATGCCGCTCGGCACGGAGACCACCGGCTTCGCCGCGCTGGACCGGGCCGTGACGGACTGCGGCCTGGAGCGCGCGGACCCGCGCATGCTGCGCCGCGGCCCCACCAAGCTGTTCCTGGACGGTGGCGGTTCGCTCGGCACCGCGCTGCTGTCCGCGCCGTGGCCGGGGACCGGCGGCTACCACGGCAACCAGACGCTGAGCCGGGACGTGCTGCTCGCGCACTGCCGGGACGCCGCGCGGGCGGGCCGGGGCGCCGGCGTGCACGCGGTCGGCGACGCCGCGATCGACCTGGTGCTGGACGTGCTGTCCGAGGTGGACGCGGAGACGCCGGTCGCCGGCCTCGGCTTCCACCTGATCCACGCCTACCTCGGCCCCGGCGCGGACGCGATGCGACACGCCGAGGCGCTGGGCGTACGGGTGTCCGCGCACCCGGCGCTGCAGTGGGACTTCGGCGCCGGGCTGATCGACCGGCTCGGCGAGGAGCGCGCGGCCGCCGCGAACCCGCTGCGGGCCTGGCTGGACGCGGGCGTCGAGGTCGGCGGCGGCTCGGACGGTCCCGGGCCGCCGATGGCGCCGCTGCACGGCATGTGGCAGGCGCGCACCCGCCGGGTGCGCGGCCGGGCGGAACCGCTCGGCCCGCAGCACGCGGTCACCGCGACCGAGGCGCTGGCGCTGTTCACCACGGGCGCGGCCGCGATCACCGGCGGGCCCGGCACCGGCCGGCTGCGGCCGGGCGATCCGGCCGACCTGGCGGTCCTGGACGGCGATCCGCTCGCCACCGACCCGGACGCGCTGCGCGACATCCGGGTGACCGCGACGATCGTCGGAGGTGCGGTGGTGTCCGGCGATGCGGGCGAGGCCGCGGACGGCGTACCGTGGCGGGATTTTGATCGTGATGGGTGA
- a CDS encoding sulfite exporter TauE/SafE family protein, whose protein sequence is MGLMEAALLLVAGLAAGIVNAIAGGGSLITFPSMLAIGIPPVSANVSNALSVAPGYASSVVGSRADLRGQGRRVLRVVPTALAGAACGCVLLLSTPRDLFDYVVPFLVLGATMTLAFQARLRALVGHPREVPPRRGVVMLHVAVFLCALYGGYFNAALGVLLVAGLALVLDETLARVSALKNLLSAVVGVVTVLVYSIFGPVDWLAVAVVAPATVIGGYLGARVARRLPATVLRVVIVTFGTAVGLWLLIRALFLG, encoded by the coding sequence ATGGGGCTGATGGAAGCGGCGCTGCTGCTGGTGGCCGGTCTGGCGGCCGGGATCGTGAACGCGATCGCCGGTGGTGGCTCACTGATCACGTTCCCGAGCATGCTGGCGATCGGGATCCCGCCGGTGTCCGCGAACGTGAGCAACGCGCTGTCGGTCGCGCCCGGCTATGCGTCCAGCGTGGTCGGCAGCCGCGCGGACCTGAGGGGGCAGGGCCGCCGGGTCCTCCGGGTGGTGCCGACCGCGCTGGCCGGTGCCGCCTGCGGGTGTGTGCTGCTGCTGAGCACGCCGCGGGACCTGTTCGACTACGTGGTGCCGTTCCTGGTGCTGGGCGCCACGATGACGCTGGCGTTCCAGGCGCGGCTGCGGGCGCTGGTCGGGCATCCGCGCGAGGTGCCGCCGCGGCGGGGCGTGGTCATGCTGCACGTCGCGGTGTTCCTGTGCGCGCTGTACGGCGGCTACTTCAACGCCGCGCTGGGCGTGCTGCTGGTGGCCGGCCTGGCGCTGGTGCTGGACGAGACGCTGGCCCGGGTGAGCGCGCTGAAGAACCTGCTCTCCGCCGTGGTCGGCGTGGTGACCGTGCTGGTCTACAGCATCTTCGGCCCGGTCGACTGGCTAGCGGTCGCGGTGGTCGCCCCGGCCACGGTGATCGGCGGCTACCTGGGGGCGCGGGTGGCCCGCCGGCTGCCCGCGACGGTCCTCCGCGTGGTGATCGTGACGTTCGGGACCGCGGTGGGTCTCTGGCTGCTGATCCGCGCGCTGTTCCTGGGCTGA